A window of the Hordeum vulgare subsp. vulgare chromosome 5H, MorexV3_pseudomolecules_assembly, whole genome shotgun sequence genome harbors these coding sequences:
- the LOC123452565 gene encoding 40S ribosomal protein S12-like: MAEENAPVEVAAPVAAPIPVLGEPMDLMTALQLVMKKSSAHDGLVKGLREAAKAIEKHAAQICVLAEDCDQPDYVKLVKALCAEHNVHLVTVPSAKTLGEWAGLCKIDSEGKARKVVGCSCVVVKDYGEDSEGLHIVQEYVKSH; this comes from the exons ATGGC CGAGGAGAATGCCCCAGTTGAGGTTGCCGCTCCAGTTGCGGCCCCAATTCCGGTTCTTGGAGAGCCCATGGACTTGATGACTGCTCTGCAGCTTGTGATGAAGAAGTCAAGTGCTCATGATGGCCTTGTCAAGGGACTTCGTGAAGCTGCAAAAGCGATTGAGAAGCATGCTGCTCAGATCTGTGTGCTTGCTGAGGATTGCGACCAGCCTGATTATGTGAAGCTTGTCAAGGCACTCTGTGCTGAGCACAACGTTCACTTGGTCACTGTGCCTAGTGCCAAAACTCTTGGCGAGTGGGCTGGG CTTTGCAAGATTGACTCTGAGGGCAAGGCAAGAAAGGTGGTGGGCTGCTCATGTGTCGTTGTGAAG GACTATGGTGAAGATTCGGAGGGTCTTCACATCGTGCAGGAATACGTCAAGTCGCACTAG
- the LOC123452564 gene encoding accelerated cell death 11 produces the protein MGSNEADKPLRRIGASFEQLAAIAKQQQQPAMAAGDFSRACSNVSVLFGCLGIAFKFAEMDYVAKVNDLLEASKTISTLPSMVELDIQKGTVRQPGSHTRNLLRVKRGIDMVKVLFEQILVTEGNSLKDAATKAYAQVFAPHHGWAIRKAVGAGMYALPSKSQLLKKLNEDENSARAQMQSFVRSSGQVILYVEDLFTSSNLGLDW, from the exons ATGGGGTCCAACGAGGCGGACAAGCCGCTGCGGCGGATCGGCGCGTCGTTCGAGCAGCTCGCGGCCATCgccaagcagcagcagcagcccgcgATGGCGGCGGGGGACTTCTCCCGCGCCTGCTCCAACGTCTCCGTCCTCTTCGGCTGCCTCGGCATCGCCTTCAAGTTCGCCGAGATGGACTACGTCGCCAAG GTTAATGATCTACTGGAGGCATCCAAGACGATTTCGACATTGCCCTCCATGGTTGAGCTTGACATTCAGAAGGGCACTGTTAGGCAGCCGGGGAGCCATACGAGGAATCTACTGAGGGTTAAGCGTGGGATTGATATGGTGAAAGTTCTGTTTGAGCAGATATTGGTCACAGA AGGCAACTCCCTGAAGGACGCAGCGACAAAGGCTTATGCTCAGGTGTTTGCTCCTCACCATGGCTGGGCCATAAGGAAAGCAGTTGGTGCTGGAATGTACGCCCTACCTTCCAAGTCGCAGCTCCTGAAAAAACTGAATGAAGATG AAAATTCGGCAAGGGCTCAAATGCAGAGTTTCGTCAGGTCGTCCGGACAAGTGATTCTCTACGTCGAAGACCTCTTCACCTCGAGTAATTTAGGACTAGACTGGTGA
- the LOC123452563 gene encoding zinc finger CCCH domain-containing protein 16 isoform X1 encodes MSTAAADLPAASTRSERRKERKKQRRRRARREAAAAARAAAEALAADPEEGRRLRELEEAEADASDRARRAFEDAERRWLEKAASRAAEEAAAEEEACAAEASTRDKYNDDHRDETEEDGEWEYVEDGPAEIIWQGNEIIVKKKKVKIPKKAEAKPLSQEEERPTSNPLPPQSVAVDSQRREPSLSARELLEKVAQETPNFGTEQDKAHCPFYLKTAACRFGVRCSRVHFYPDKSCTLLMKNMYNGPGLVLEQDEGLEFTDEEIEQSYEEFYEDVHTEFLKFGELVNFKVCRNGSFHLRGNVYVHYKALDSALLAYNSMNGRYFAGKQITCEFVALTKWKSAICGEYMRSRFKTCSHGVACNFIHCFRNPGGDYEWADWDNPPPKYWTRKMAALFGPSDDAVFDKASDAPDFERLHSSDRKRLRSSDGRYISSRHRDGDAHKRHSSRVFSHSKQEQSNYIMKYGHTRHSREPSTAKKQRGHEIEDDIGRYCSPVENERVSQTHKREEKHRDGHGDGARGDNGKIKSRKHRSEQHESLESGCSDWPSEFADAGTSRSPSCSKSTNRYSNHNRSRGQSLDDSNLERGYSTADKSSGKAHIAKSSSRHYVEDDSYGEKGSGRDKSGKHSDHCDDPDDRWLATTSDVDSDGETQFLRSSSGIGKGGKNDNAPRDEDDRCQRSSSRSARSRANETKSSRKRKKHHSEIRKNSDSDDSPSDSSDIRDSSSHAWRSRSRSSEEDLSLHRRRKGRLGHDS; translated from the exons ATGTCCACGGCGGCCGCTGATCTCCCGGCGGCGTCTACGAGGAGCGAGAGGCGGAAGGAGCGGAAGAAGCAGCGCCGCCGGCGCGCGcgtagggaggcggcggcggccgcgCGGGCTGCGGCAGAGGCGCTCGCCGCCGACCCAGAGGAGGGGCGCCGCCTCCGAGAGCTCGAGGAGGCCGAGGCCGACGCGTCCGACCGCGCCCGCCGCGCCTTTGAGGACGCCGAGCGCCGATGGCTCGAGAAGGCCGCCTCGCGTGCCGCCGAGGAGGCGGCTGCGGAAGAAGAGGCGTGTGCCGCCGAAGCTTCCACGCGCGATAAG TATAACGATGACCACCGAGACGAGACAGAAGAAGATGGGGAGTGGGAGTATGTTGAAGATGGACCAGCAGAGATCATATGGCAAGGAAATGAGATCATTGTGAAGAAGAAAAAGGTCAAAATACCAAAGAAGGCAGAGGCTAAACCACTAAGTCAAGAG GAAGAGAGACCTACATCAAATCCGCTGCCACCTCAGTCTGTAGCTGTTGATTCTCAGAGGAGAGAACCTTCCTTGTCTGCTCGAGAACTACTTGAGAAAGTTGCTCAAGAGACTCCAAATTTCGGAACTGAACAG GATAAGGCCCATTGCCCATTTTACCTCAAAACAGCAGCTTGCCGCTTTGGAGTGCGCTGCAGCAGAGTTCACTTCTACCCTGACAAATCATGCACATTGCTCATGAAAAACATGTATAATGGTCCGGGCCTTGTTTTGGAACAAGATGAAGGGCTTGAG TTTACAGACGAAGAGATTGAACAGAGCTATGAAGAATTTTATGAAGACGTGCACACAGAATTTCTGAaatttggtgaacttgtcaacttCAAG GTATGTAGAAATGGATCGTTCCATCTTCGAGGAAATGTCTATGTGCATTATAAAGCTTTGGATTCAGCTCTTCTTGCCTACAACAGCATGAATGGTCGATATTTTGCTGGGAAGCAG ATAACATGCGAGTTTGTTGCTCTGACGAAATGGAAGTCTGCGATCTGTGGTGAGTACATGAGGTCAAGATTCAAG ACATGTTCACATGGAGTTGCTTGTAATTTCATTCATTGCTTTCGTAATCCTGGTGGAGATTATGAGTGGGCTGATTGGGACAATCCTCCACCTAAATACTGGACTCGGAAGATGGCTGCTCTGTTTGGACCCTCAGATGATGCTGTTTTTGACAAGGCGAGTGATGCCCCAGATTTCGAACGGTTACACAGTTCAGACAGGAAGAGACTGAGAAGTTCTGATGGCAG GTATATTTCAAGTAGACATAGGGATGGAGATGCACATAAACGGCACTCATCAAGAGTTTTTTCACATTCGAAGCAAGAACAGAGCAATTATATCATGAAATATGGGCATACTCGACATAGTAGAGAACCATCTACAGCAAAAAAGCAACGAGGCCATGAGATTGAAGATGATATTGGCAGATACTGTTCGCCCGTGGAAAATGAAAGAGTGTCCCAAACACACAAGCGTGAAGAGAAACATAGAGATGGCCATGGCGATGGAGCACGTGGAGACAATGGTAAAATCAAGTCCAGGAAGCACAGATCTGAACAGCACGAAAGTCTGGAGTCTGGATGTTCTGATTGGCCTTCAGAATTTGCTGATGCAGGCACGAGCAGAAGTCCTTCATGCAGCAAGTCCACCAACAGGTACAGTAATCACAATAGGAGTCGGGGGCAATCCTTGGATGATTCCAATCTTGAAAGGGGCTACTCCACTGCGGACAAATCATCAGGGAAAGCGCACATTGCCAAAAGTAGCTCGAGACATTACGTAGAAGATGACTCTTATGGTGAGAAAGGTAGTGGAAGAGACAAATCTGGAAAGCACAGTGATCATTGTGATGACCCTGATGATAGATGGCTAGCAACAACTAGTGACGTTGATTCAGATGGAGAAACTCAATTCCTGAGATCAAGCAGTGGAATTGGTAAAGGTGGAAAGAATGATAATGCTCCTCGAGACGAGGATGATCGTTGTCAAAGGTCCAGCAGTAGGTCTGCTAGGTCAAGAGCGAACGAGACGAAGAGCAgtaggaagaggaagaagcatcACAGTGAAATCAGGAAGAATAGCGATAGTGATGACAGTCCGTCAGACTCTAGTGACATTAGGGATTCGAGCTCACATGCATGGAGGAGTCGATCAAGAAGCAGTGAGGAAGATCTCTCTTTACACAGACGGAGGAAGGGTCGCCTAGGTCATGATTCGTGA
- the LOC123452563 gene encoding zinc finger CCCH domain-containing protein 16 isoform X2 — MSTAAADLPAASTRSERRKERKKQRRRRARREAAAAARAAAEALAADPEEGRRLRELEEAEADASDRARRAFEDAERRWLEKAASRAAEEAAAEEEACAAEASTRDKYNDDHRDETEEDGEWEYVEDGPAEIIWQGNEIIVKKKKVKIPKKAEAKPLSQEEERPTSNPLPPQSVAVDSQRREPSLSARELLEKVAQETPNFGTEQDKAHCPFYLKTAACRFGVRCSRVHFYPDKSCTLLMKNMYNGPGLVLEQDEGLEFTDEEIEQSYEEFYEDVHTEFLKFGELVNFKVCRNGSFHLRGNVYVHYKALDSALLAYNSMNGRYFAGKQITCEFVALTKWKSAICDMFTWSCL; from the exons ATGTCCACGGCGGCCGCTGATCTCCCGGCGGCGTCTACGAGGAGCGAGAGGCGGAAGGAGCGGAAGAAGCAGCGCCGCCGGCGCGCGcgtagggaggcggcggcggccgcgCGGGCTGCGGCAGAGGCGCTCGCCGCCGACCCAGAGGAGGGGCGCCGCCTCCGAGAGCTCGAGGAGGCCGAGGCCGACGCGTCCGACCGCGCCCGCCGCGCCTTTGAGGACGCCGAGCGCCGATGGCTCGAGAAGGCCGCCTCGCGTGCCGCCGAGGAGGCGGCTGCGGAAGAAGAGGCGTGTGCCGCCGAAGCTTCCACGCGCGATAAG TATAACGATGACCACCGAGACGAGACAGAAGAAGATGGGGAGTGGGAGTATGTTGAAGATGGACCAGCAGAGATCATATGGCAAGGAAATGAGATCATTGTGAAGAAGAAAAAGGTCAAAATACCAAAGAAGGCAGAGGCTAAACCACTAAGTCAAGAG GAAGAGAGACCTACATCAAATCCGCTGCCACCTCAGTCTGTAGCTGTTGATTCTCAGAGGAGAGAACCTTCCTTGTCTGCTCGAGAACTACTTGAGAAAGTTGCTCAAGAGACTCCAAATTTCGGAACTGAACAG GATAAGGCCCATTGCCCATTTTACCTCAAAACAGCAGCTTGCCGCTTTGGAGTGCGCTGCAGCAGAGTTCACTTCTACCCTGACAAATCATGCACATTGCTCATGAAAAACATGTATAATGGTCCGGGCCTTGTTTTGGAACAAGATGAAGGGCTTGAG TTTACAGACGAAGAGATTGAACAGAGCTATGAAGAATTTTATGAAGACGTGCACACAGAATTTCTGAaatttggtgaacttgtcaacttCAAG GTATGTAGAAATGGATCGTTCCATCTTCGAGGAAATGTCTATGTGCATTATAAAGCTTTGGATTCAGCTCTTCTTGCCTACAACAGCATGAATGGTCGATATTTTGCTGGGAAGCAG ATAACATGCGAGTTTGTTGCTCTGACGAAATGGAAGTCTGCGATCTGTG ACATGTTCACATGGAGTTGCTTGTAA